A region from the Lolium perenne isolate Kyuss_39 chromosome 4, Kyuss_2.0, whole genome shotgun sequence genome encodes:
- the LOC127319637 gene encoding amino acid transporter ANT1 — MPPTLTVILILQQHRESTMPSVAKHFDQYLLICSSETGAAVDPSDHPSMAPELKAPLLEGWGGGATPAQTLGNIVVSIVGTGVLGLPYAFRTAGWLAGALGVAGAGAATFYCMLLLLDCRDKLREQEETEEEEGHETGHRPAGGNYTYGDLGERCFGPTGRYFTEAIIILCQTGGTVAYLVFIGQNISSVLPSLAPATVVLAILLPAQVALSFVRSLSALAPFSIVADACTVLAVAAVVKEDVLLLVERGGQPFGGRSAFAGLWGVPFACGVAVFCFEGFCLTLALEASMADRWKFRSVLLQAIAGVTVVYVGFGVCGYLAYGDATRDIVTLNLPSNWSTAAVKVVLCVALALTFAVMMHPIHEIVEARLFGPDGWVRKRFRSEGVVQRAALHLSRVAVVAALAAIACFVPAFGEFAAFVGSTVCALLSFVLPALFHLRVVGPTAGPWVRAVDYFFLLSGLVFAAHGMYTVLSPQ; from the exons ATGCCACCCACCCTCACAGTCATCCTCATCCTCCAACAACATCGCGAGAGCACGATGCCTTCTGTAGCTAAGCACTTTGATCAGTACTTATTAATCTGCAGCTCGGAGACTGGAGCTGCTGTTGATCCGTCAGACCATCCGTCCATGGCACCGGAGCTGAAGGCGCCGCTGCTCGAGGGCTGGGGCGGGGGCGCGACGCCCGCGCAGACTCTGGGGAACATCGTCGTGTCCATCGTCGGCACCGGGGTGCTCGGCCTGCCCTACGCCTTCCGCACCGCGGGGTGGCTCGCCGGGGCCCTCGGCGTCGCCGGTGCTGGCGCTGCCACTTTCTACTGCATGCTCCTCCTT CTGGATTGCAGAGACAAGCTGCGGGAGCAAGAAGagacagaggaggaggagggccacgAAACAGGGCACCGCCCTGCCGGCGGCAACTACACCTACGGCGACCTGGGCGAGCGGTGCTTCGGCCCCACCGGCAGGTACTTCACGGAGGCGATCATCATCCTCTGCCAGACGGGCGGCACCGTGGCCTACCTCGTCTTCATCGGCCAGAACATCAGCTCCGTGCTCCCCTCCCTCGCGCCGGCCACCGTGGTCCTCGCGATCCTGCTGCCGGCGCAGGTCGCGCTCTCCTTCGTCCGCTCCCTCTCCGCGCTCGCGCCCTTCAGCATCGTCGCCGACGCGTGCACCGTGCTCGCCGTGGCCGCCGTGGTCAAGGAGGACGTCCTGCTCCTGGTCGAGCGCGGGGGCCAGCCGTTCGGCGGCCGGAGCGCGTTCGCGGGGCTCTGGGGCGTACCCTTCGCGTGCGGCGTCGCCGTGTTCTGCTTCGAGGGGTTCTGCCTCACGCTGGCGCTGGAGGCGTCCATGGCGGACAGGTGGAAGTTCAGGTCCGTGCTCCTCCAGGCCATCGCCGGCGTCACCGTCGTCTACGTCGGCTTCGGCGTCTGCGGCTACCTCGCCTACGGCGACGCCACCAGGGACATCGTCACGCTCAACCTCCCGAGCAACTggtccaccgccgccgtcaaggtcGTGCTGTGCGTCGCGCTGGCGCTCACGTTCGCGGTGATGATGCACCCGATCCACGAGATCGTCGAGGCGCGGCTGTTCGGGCCGGACGGGTGGGTGCGGAAGCGGTTCCGCAGCGAGGGCGTCGTCCAGCGGGCGGCGCTCCACCTGAGCCGCGTGGCGGTCGTGGCGGCGCTGGCCGCGATAGCGTGCTTCGTGCCGGCGTTCGGGGAGTTCGCCGCTTTTGTTGGAAGCACGGTCTGCGCGCTGCTGTCCTTCGTGCTGCCGGCGCTGTTCCACCTCCGCGTCGTCGGTCCGACGGCAGGCCCGTGGGTGCGTGCCGTGGATTACTTCTTCTTGCTCTCCGGGCTGGTGTTCGCCGCGCATGGCATGTACACGGTCTTGTCACCACAATGA